In the genome of Phragmitibacter flavus, the window GATCACCCTGGCGAACGTGGAGTTTATCCACATGTTTCACCTCAACCAGAGTCCTTTGCGGCGACCAATGGGCGAGGTGGTGGGCGACCGCAAGCTGCAAACGATGGTCGTGGAGGCAATGACCTCCGGGCAGGTGCGTTCGGGCCGATTTACCCGTCCGGCAGCCCTGGCTGAAGTGGGAAGGCCGCAAACCATTGAGGTCAGTGCGGTGCCGTTGCGTTTGCACAGGGACAAGGTTGGGGGTGTGATCGTGCTTTTCCTGCCTCCGCCGGACCGGCTACGCATCGTGCAGGACATGAAGCGCCATGCGCAGCGGCTGAACAATTTGGTGAACGAGGTCGCCTTTTCCCGCATCGGCAGTGGCGAGGCTGCCGCATTCAACCGGCACGAGGTGGATGTCCATGAGCTCTTGAGCGAGGTGCTTTCAGCATTCAATGTCAAGGCGGAGAACGGCGCGATCAAAGTTCAGCGTCATGGCAAGAGTGAGTCAGTGACCTTGCACGGGGATGGGGATCTGGTGCGGCTTGCCATGGGGCATCTGCTGGACAACCTGACCTTTGATCTTGATACGGTGACGGAGATCGATTTGGAGGTTGCTTCAGGCAATGGCGAAGTGGTCATACAAACCACTTTTACCGGTGGCAGCATGGCGGAACTTCAGTTGCGCAGGGCGTTGGCGCTGCCTCTGGATCTGAACGTGCCCGGCGTGCCAGTCATCGGAGGTGCGAGCTTGGGATTGGTGCGGGCGGTCATGGAAAAGCATGGGGGGGCCGTGGAAGCGGAGATTACCGAATCCAAGCAATTGCGAATCATCTTGCGATTCCCTGGACAGTCCGTGCAGCTCGCTGCGGGCATGGAAACGTTGCAAAACCAAAGCGAACTCGCCTGAGCCTTGAATCCAACTGAGATGAGAACGATTTACCCTACCCGTCGGTGCCGTGCTCGCGGCTTCACCCTCATGGAAATGATGCTGGTGCTTTTTATCATTGCCCTAATTGTTGGCGGCGGTGTGGTGCTGATGCAGAACGTGGGGCAGGACGCGGAGATTTCCAAGGCGAAGTCCGACATCCGCTCCTGGGAGACAAATTTGATCCGTTACAAAACCAAGGCGCTGGCACTGCCGACGCAGCAACAGGGGCTGGAGGCGATGGTGGTCAAACCTACGGTGGAACCTATTCCGCGCAGTTGGACGCCGATGGCCAAGCCGGAGGCGTTGCTTGACCCCTGGCAACGGAAGTATCAATATCGAAATCCGGGCAAGCAGAATCCATCCAGCTATGATGTGTTTTCACTGGGTCCTGACGGTCAGGAAGGGACGGAGGATGATGTTGGCAACTGGTGATTCATCCGATGCACCACGATGAAAACACGCTTCCACCAGTCTGGCTTTCCGGCGTTCACACTGCTGGAAATGACAGTGGTGATGTTTGTCATGGCCATCATTGTGGGCATCTCGGTTTACAGCTTCAACGGGATGTCTGAGGAGGACATCCTGAGACGTCCGGCAGCGGAGTTCCAGAGCATGGTAATGGAGGCGGTGAGACGAGCCGGGTTGGAGGAGCAGGAGCAAATCATTCTGTTCAACTCCAGTGGCTTTTTCATGCGCTTTCGTGAAGTTGCTGAGGGACGAGCCTCTGACGACAACGATGGCCTGTGGGTGAAGGCGGTGGAAGCCCCGGGGGACATGCGCATTTCTCTGCGGCGCTGGCGGTCAAACAAGTTTACCCCGGCATTGGGACAGCAACTGGTCATTCTGCCTGGTGGCTTATGTGAGCCGTTGACGATTCGCTTTGAGCGCAAAAATTCTTGGCTGGAACTGAGTCTCGACGCGTTAGGCGGCGGTGTGCGTGAAGAGGCGATGGAAATTGCGGCAGCTCCATGAAGCACGCGATTTTATGGCACCGAGAGGGGCGGCGGCAGGGCTTCACGCTGATGGAAGTGTTGCTGGCATTGTTCGTTTTTGTGGTGGCGGTGATGGGTCTGGTAGAGTGCATCAACCACATTGGACTGGCATCGGCGGAGACGCGGCTTGAACGGCGGGTGCAGTCGCGACTTGACTCCCTGTTGGTGGAGGCCACTCGACGTTCTCCTTGGATCAACCAAGGCAGGGTAGATGACAGCAAGCTGGAAACGGTGGTAGAGGAAGACAACGTGCGGTATGAAATCAAGGCCGCGCCACTGGAGATTAAGACTGACGATGGGAACTCCGTTCGTGGCCTCTACCATGTAAGCGTGACGGGAAGCTGGCTGGAAGATGGCAGGCCACACGAATCCACCGTGGAAACCTGGGTGTGGCCGAACCTCTTTGAACGTCAGCGATAACCCGTATGCCATGAAGACATACCATTCCCAACGTCCATCCCGTGCCGGCTTCAGCCTGTTGGAAATGATGGTGGTCATGCTGGTGCTGACGCTTTTGCTGGGGGCCATCACCAGCATCGTGCGCGGCACGGTGCAGCTCACCGATGATGTGTCGGTCGCACAGGCGCGGGAAGCCCGTCTGCATGGGTTGGCGCAGCTTTGCGAGCGTGCTTTTTGGTCCGTGCCGGGACATGGGATGGTGAGGTTGCGCAATACCCAGGCCGGCAACCG includes:
- the gspG gene encoding type II secretion system major pseudopilin GspG, which encodes MRTIYPTRRCRARGFTLMEMMLVLFIIALIVGGGVVLMQNVGQDAEISKAKSDIRSWETNLIRYKTKALALPTQQQGLEAMVVKPTVEPIPRSWTPMAKPEALLDPWQRKYQYRNPGKQNPSSYDVFSLGPDGQEGTEDDVGNW
- a CDS encoding general secretion pathway protein GspH; the protein is MKTRFHQSGFPAFTLLEMTVVMFVMAIIVGISVYSFNGMSEEDILRRPAAEFQSMVMEAVRRAGLEEQEQIILFNSSGFFMRFREVAEGRASDDNDGLWVKAVEAPGDMRISLRRWRSNKFTPALGQQLVILPGGLCEPLTIRFERKNSWLELSLDALGGGVREEAMEIAAAP
- a CDS encoding prepilin-type N-terminal cleavage/methylation domain-containing protein; its protein translation is MKHAILWHREGRRQGFTLMEVLLALFVFVVAVMGLVECINHIGLASAETRLERRVQSRLDSLLVEATRRSPWINQGRVDDSKLETVVEEDNVRYEIKAAPLEIKTDDGNSVRGLYHVSVTGSWLEDGRPHESTVETWVWPNLFERQR